The following coding sequences are from one Onychomys torridus chromosome 16, mOncTor1.1, whole genome shotgun sequence window:
- the Polr2k gene encoding DNA-directed RNA polymerases I, II, and III subunit RPABC4 isoform X1 produces the protein MKRSPVELVSGEASVESLLPAQALTMDTQKDVQPPKQQPMIYICGECHTENEIKSRDPIRCRECGYRIMYKKRTKRLVVFDAR, from the exons atgaaaagatCCCCTGTGGAGTTAGTGTCGGGAGAGGCTTCGGTGGAGTCGCTGCTCCCAGCTCAG GCACTAACAATGGACACCCAGAAAGACGTTCAGCCCCCAAAGCAGCAGCCGATGATATATATTTGTGGAG AATgtcacacagaaaatgaaatcaagTCCAGAGATCCAATCAGATGCAGAGAGTGTGGATACAGAATAATGTACAAGAAGAGGACGAAAAGAC TGGTGGTCTTTGATGCTAGATGA
- the Polr2k gene encoding DNA-directed RNA polymerases I, II, and III subunit RPABC4 isoform X2, with the protein MDTQKDVQPPKQQPMIYICGECHTENEIKSRDPIRCRECGYRIMYKKRTKRLVVFDAR; encoded by the exons ATGGACACCCAGAAAGACGTTCAGCCCCCAAAGCAGCAGCCGATGATATATATTTGTGGAG AATgtcacacagaaaatgaaatcaagTCCAGAGATCCAATCAGATGCAGAGAGTGTGGATACAGAATAATGTACAAGAAGAGGACGAAAAGAC TGGTGGTCTTTGATGCTAGATGA